Sequence from the Argopecten irradians isolate NY chromosome 12, Ai_NY, whole genome shotgun sequence genome:
ATCCAAAGGATGTAGCCATCAAAGCACACTGTGTGTATGATGAAGAGTCTGGAATCTGGCGAGTCATGCCATCGTGTCCATACTATGCTCAAATCCAGGGGCAGCTTGGATTGCATGGCATTGATGAAGCTGATCTAGTCATTTATACTAAGATTGGTATCCATATCTCTACAGTTACATACAACGAAAAGTACTTCAATGAAATGGTCGGAAAGCTTGTTGCGTTCCATAAAAAGTTCATAATTCCGAAACTTATTCAGTAAGTCATTGACATCAACAATTGTCAAAACTTTGGTAATCTGGATTTCATGTTAAGTGAATAATACTGGATTGAATTTTCTTTGACTAGAGCAAACAATGAACCTTAATGTTGGTGTTATCAGGTATCTATTGTACAAAAATAGTATCTGAGCTATATGCTCACCAattaaggcccactacctttccaaaacatttatcttttaaaatgggaatgtaaaacgagatcaataactttattaatattatttacttaccattaatactaaacataaaatatcaatttccataatgtgggtcgtcttatgtttcccgctgttGTCCTAAGTACTGTGCGGTAGTTGAATATGAAAACAACGAAAAtgatctccactgttatcatatatttgtttgtttgtttgtttgatttattaacgtcctattaacagctatggtcatgtaaggacggcctcccatgtatgcgtagtgttgcgtgtatgttgtgcgaggtgcgtgttttgggagactgcggtatattcgtgttgtttcttcttgtatagtggaactattgccctttttatagtgctatatcactgaagcatgccgccgaagacaccaagcaacacaccccacccggtcacattatactgacaacgggcgaaccagtcgtcccactccctgtatgctgagcgctaagcaggagcagaaactaccacttttatagactttggtgtgtctcggccaggggacagaacccagagccttcctcacaggggcgaacgctcaactcaaggccaaaagtgaggcgatgccaagggaggcattaggaaagataaagtcagttaggaagaagagaaaagataagatcctaaattaagtcgccttttacgatcatgcaataggggcagcaggtacaattctaacgttgcatatgtttggtgttgttacctcatcttagaccACCGATGTCTATTTTCTTATGctacttatgtttttcaaaagcctttaaattttgcttcgGATAGGTAGTTGGCCTTTAAACATATAAAATTGATCAAGCTCGGTAAATTAATTGATATGTCTCTTGACTAAAGGCTAGTAGCATATTAAATTATTGTACatgtttacataattttatacCACATAGCCACTAatataagatcctctatttaagTTATTTAACTAATGTTTTGTCTAGATTGCACAAACTATGATAGTTTGATCTAAGAGTGCATGTTGTCGTAGAGGTATAATAGATTGTAAAAACTTCTCCCTATTGCCCGTTCAACATGAATTCTGGCACTGGCTATGCGACGTGTTCTTGTAACAGCACGATTACTTAGTTGGTGTCCCAAGGCAAAAGGAGGAATGTTCAGGGTGGCATATCTCTTGGCAAGAAGATCTCTTATCAGAAAGCCCCTGTCCGCCATGACGTCATCTCCATGTTCTAAGAAATCTAAATAACCACTTTCATGGACTATACAGCGATATGATATGCTACCTGTAAACAGTTTagaaatgaaggtcaaagttcCAGATGGTGAAATGGAGATCAATGCTTTAACAGAATTGTGATGTTTATATTGTGACCAGGTGACCTTTTGTGAGGATGGAAGACTTGGTTTTTGGATGAAAAACTCTGTACAATTTATGACAGAACGCGTTTTTGGAAATCCCTTGAATGCTTTAGGAAGATTTGCCTTGACCTGTTCTTTTGATGGCCATGAAATCAGAAATTTCAactcaaaaaacaaaaaatttatCCAGGTTGTAAAAATCCTACTGATAGTTGATGGGTTTACTCCAAATAAATCTTCAAGGACTTCTGTATCCAATCCTCTCCTCAGTCTTACCAGTAAGATAAGAAACTCCTCCCTGATAGATAGTTTACGCTTAGGGCCAGTCCGTCTACCCTGTAGGTATTCGAATTATACAATATAAGAAGTTATTAGCCAAACGTCATTCATATGACATCAACAAAACGTGACATTCTATATTTTCAATCACATGATAAATATAGGATATTAAATGAGTGCTCGTTTTAAGAAGATTTAATGAAACTAGTCCAAGATGAGATTCACAAAACTCATAAAAAAGTGCTCAGCACCaattaaaattacttttttttcacatatttatTACTTTGTTTAGATAACTAATACAAACAGTATTAGAATCAAGATATTTAGACAATATTCAAGCATTCCTAACCAAATCACTGGgttttatatatactatattttcTTTGGTATATAccaatacatattatatatgacTAAATATTGTCTAAATTAAGAAGCAATACATTTGAGGATTGATTTAATTTGCCTTGCTCAGTTGGAAATCTTAGTTCAATACTATCAGTACATTAAAAGTATAGCATAGCTGAGGTAGCTGCACATACATTGTTAGATTCTGATGTATCTTGTCCTTTCCAATAATTCAATTTCTCTGCTTTACTGCTGATCCAGGCAAACAAATGTATGAACATAGCAAGGGAAAGacctaaaataaaaaaaaaatatgactgtCTTTTCATGTTTAATATTTGCAACAATTTTTGGGACACATGTTTCTTTCTTCTACAGTGATGTATATTTGATGTATGtcctgtatatataaaaatatactgATGAAGACtgagttttgttattttttcaattaaattcgCCTTTACAAGGAACCATTGCATTGATAACAtccaaaaatacaaaacaatactcggtatacatgtatatatacctgtaaagtATGCGTCAGAAGTAATATCAAACATTTCCTGTCTTACCGGAGACCTACATTTTATCTAATGCTAAAATCTAATTAACTTTTATCTTTAAGATCTAATTGTAATTACAAATGTGCaattatgataatttaatgATCACATTTGATCAGGAAACAATTTTACCTGTGTAAAATTTACATGAGCTGTCATCTTTGGTTACTGATGCTGTAAACATTCGTCGGATCATTCCCGATTTATCTTGCAGATCCTCAGTTGAAAAGTCCTGTATGTCCTGTAAGATGATATCAGTCTGAACTCCAATATCAGGTGTTGTAGTATCAGATAAAGATGATGCAGTAGGTATTTCCtctatgataaataaataaaaaatacatacgCGTAGACTTATCAAGAGAGTATATGGTATATAAAAGTTACCTAACCTTTACAAATTAACGAAGAAAGCCAACTTAAAGAACCTACTGTAGATCTACCTGTATATAGCTTTTCATAAGGGAGCACGGATGATGATAATTTAGCTttctattgatataaataaaaaataaactgaaagtGGCATGATTAAAACTGAAAGTGGCATGATTAagtatcataaatatatatatatgtgtgtgtgtatataaacTGTACATTATGGTCCTTATAATTAAGTTTTTGCTAACCTGTCATAACcactgtagtgcaactagtacggcaacgatgttttgatccgtttccggtatcgcttcgaTGTACGAGTACCGAGCAGGTAGGTTCAAACTTTTAGAGTTTAAATACATTGCGCATGGTGTTACAGACCGATATTCAGCTCAAGTATTAATTAGATATCCTACCTTGTATTAAGATCGTGATTTCACGCAAAGTACTCctatttatcatacaattgtgACACTTACATACAGCTTGATGCGAGTTCCTAGCAAAAACTTCAAGTTTTCATCTGAATCTTGCTTATTATCCaagatattcacaaaatatgacTGATATACAAATTATTAGATTCATATGTATCAATTTGATATGCGCTTTGCCATATTTGATGAAGAATAAAGAGTGTTTGACCCATTGTTTACATCGTTGTGTCAGTCTTTGCGCAACGGTTTTGATCGATGATATTGCGAAAAAGTGTACGGTTTGGAGTTTGAGATTGCAACGGTTtggtattatttatatgatggCATTTCCATGCGTAATATCATCCAACCGTAACGTATtaagcacagggatctgagaattagttacagtttatataattattgacccgccagagtgcccatagactattttagacgttttaagGACCTAGATAAAAAGAAATCAGTAAAAATCCTATTCTACATTAAACACAcatagtacaatgtagaataggatgtttaccgattttttatttagacccctaaaacgtctaaaatggtctttggGTACTCTTTATTGCGTATGCGTAACTCTATATACTTAATTATATCGTTTTTATGCCCATCATTACAATGCCTATAAGGTCTCTCAAATCCTTTGATGTGGGACTAAGGAGTTTTTACTTTAGAACACTTTTGAATTTATGAAACTTTTTATCGAATACCTACAAAAACTATTTTGGGAGAATTTTAACGGCAAAATTTGCTGTAAATATGCAATAGAGTCGAACATCTGAACTTGcttgtcccgccgtcctcgaaTCCTAGCGTAACCACACGGATCTGAGAATAAGCTTTAGTTCATTTCAATATGGACCAAAGAGCCCATAGACCATGTTTACACGTTtgaggggtctagataaaaatcgGTTAACTCacattctacaaagtacgtataTATTGCGAAAGGTGGAAAGCTCctcaacacaaaaaaaatcgaAGAAAAATCTACCACGCCTGCGCTTTAGCGGCCAAAAACCATACTTTTAGGAAG
This genomic interval carries:
- the LOC138304963 gene encoding uncharacterized protein, coding for MTEEIPTASSLSDTTTPDIGVQTDIILQDIQDFSTEDLQDKSGMIRRMFTASVTKDDSSCKFYTGLSLAMFIHLFAWISSKAEKLNYWKGQDTSESNNGRRTGPKRKLSIREEFLILLVRLRRGLDTEVLEDLFGVNPSTISRIFTTWINFLFFELKFLISWPSKEQVKANLPKAFKGFPKTRSVINCTEFFIQKPSLPSSQKVTWSQYKHHNSVKALISISPSGTLTFISKLFTGSISYRCIVHESGYLDFLEHGDDVMADRGFLIRDLLAKRYATLNIPPFALGHQLSNRAVTRTRRIASARIHVERAIGRSFYNLLYLYDNMHS